The sequence GGAAAAACAGATATTGAATTGTATGGCGAACCAAAAATTGACATGAAAAAATTCACGAACACAGCAACATTGTATAAAAAGGAAAAATAATGAAACGCTACATACTCTTTTTTTTATTCATTTCAACAATTGCCTTTACGCAAAATAAAACTACATTTCCAAATGATTTCTTCGGAAAATACAAAGGAAAACTTAATATTCATAATGCAAAAGGAAGTCAAATAATCGACATGGAATTGCATTTATTACCTACAGATAGCGTTGGGAAATATATTTATACCATTATTTATAAATCTGAAAAAATAGATCAAGAGCGAAAATATACACTCATAGAAAAAGACAATGCAAAAGGTTCTTTTGTTATTGATGAAAATAACGGAATTATCCTAAATGCTTTTGTAGCAGACAATACCTTGTATTCCATATTTGAAGTACAAGGTAGTTTACTCACAACTACAGAACATTTTAAAGATAACTATGTTGATTTTGAAATAATGTATACGCAAAAAGACAAAGTTAAAAAGACTGGAAAAAACACAGAAGAAGTTCCAGAAGTACTTTCTTTTCCAGTTATGAGTGTACAAAAGGCACGATTGTTTAAAGAATAGTTATTCTAAAATTTTAATCTCATATATATTTGGCCACATTTTACCTGTAATAAAAAATGTTTTCTTTGCTTTATTATAAGCAACACCATTCATCTCTAAGATTAAATTTGATTTATTTTTTGCATCATAATACAAACCTGAAAGATCAATAGAACGCACCACGCTACCGTCTTTAATATCTATTTTTACAATTCTATTTTGGGTATATACATTAGCATATATAAAGCCTTCAACAAATTCTAACTCATTTAAATTCTGTAACACTAAACCGTTTTCAGTAACCTTTATTTTTTTAACCGATTTCAAATCTTCAACATCAATAAAAGTCAAAACATCTGTTCCATCGCTCATTACCAAAGTAGCATCATCAATATTTGTTAAACCCCAACCTTCATTACTATCAAATGTAAATGTGTCAATTTTATCAAATGTTGTAGCATCATAAACAAATCCCGTTTTATTCAAATAAGTCAATTGGAAAATTTTATTGTTCGCTTTAGCAATTCCTTCTCCAAAATACTTTTGTTTGTCTAATTTAGCTTTAACATCCATCTTTCCTGTTGCTAAATCTACAATTCCAAACACAGACTCCGTTTCAGGTAAACTTTCAGGAGAACCTGTACTTTCATAAAGAATAGCATCATCAAAAAACAAACCTTCTGTAAAAGCATTTAAATCGTGCTGAAAAACATTTTTAATTTCATATTGCTTTTTATCAATAACAATAGATTCTGTGCTCCCTTTTTTATCCTGACAAGCAACAGTTAAGAAAAACAACGATACAACTAACAAACGAATATCCATAAATAAGAATTAAAAAAAATGTTCAAATGAATATCACTTGAACATTAATTGAATAAAATTACTACTTGTTTTTCTTAAAGAAAAACATTTAACAACACTTTAATCCTTAAAAAAATAGAATAATTCGTCGATATTATATTGTTGTCCCATTAAATGGTTATTAAATATTTTGACTGGTGCATAATTGAATTCATTATCAACACACCATTGAAATTGCTGCATTAATTGGTTGTTTTCTTGGTTAAAATCGCTTGTTTTATGCCACTTTTCTTTCCAAACTTCCATTTCCATTTTTTCAATATGCCAATCATCAAGTGCTTGAATTACATCTTTTCCTTGATTATTTAGTTTTAAAACACTTCTAGCGATATCTAAATAAGGGTTATCTTCATTACTCACATTCAAATTATAAGAAATAGCTAATTTTAATTGCGTAGGATATTTCAACCATAGCTCTTTTGCCGCTTTATAAGCTGTGTGGCAATGAGGACAACTTGGACTTAAAAACAATGAAATTAAATTTTTAGCACTTGTTTCTCCAATTGTTATTTTCTCTAAAGCATTAAATTGGTCAACATTAGTAATACTTTCACTTGTTTTGTAAAAGACCTCTTCATTACGTTTAAATCGAAGTAATGCATTTAGTTCCACTTCATTTTCGTTTCCTTTTTGAATCCATTTCTTTAATAAAAACCATGAAAAACCAATAATTGAAATTAAAAGCAATGCATTTATTGTATTTTGTATTGTAAAAGATAATACATTAAAATACATTAAAAATAAAATTCCATTTGCGATTAATAATCCCGAAATCACTAAACATAATAAACACCATTTTTTTAAACTAAACTTTTGCAAATAGATGGAATAAATGAGCACTGGAAATGATAATAAACTTACCAAACCAATTATAGCTCCTAATTGTAAGCCAAAAAGTAAGGCAATGAATGAGAAACTAAAAAACAATACCGGTAAGTCTACAAATTCAACATATTTTGAAAAAGTATACGATTTAGACTTAATGATAGAATCACAAGAAAACTCTTCACTAATTGTACAAAATTTAGATTCTTTTTTATCTTTAGCAAAATAGGTTTCTAAGATTTCTTTTGTAACGAAAACTCCAATTCCAGCAATGATTAATAATATTGTATGAAGATGATCTTTTAATTGAATTGAAATCGACAATAGAATTAAAATAACCAAAAAACCTGGAAGAAATGATTTTGTATTTTTAAATGAGTTCACTATTTCATCGTTCTCATTTTCTTCTACTAAAAGCACAATTCCTGTCCAATGTTTTTCAACTTCTTCTCTAGAAATTATTTTCACCTTTCCTTCCTCATCTTCAATGGAAAACTCACTTTCCACTCTAGTCAGCAAATACAAAGCTGATTCATCGAACTTTAGTTCGGTAATAAATGAGTTGGTCAATTCATCAAAATGTTCAAAAGGAACATTTGCCGCAATATTTTCTATATTTAGAAAACTCAACCCATCTGTAATAGCTAACAAACTAGGGTAGTTTGGATGCGATTGATAAAATTGCTCAAAAGCTATAACTTTTGAAGAATAATTTGAATTTTGGAGGTATTTAATTACTAGTTTAAGCATGTTTTATTATTTGTTTATATTCCCAAATGTAAAAAAAACATCGTTATAAAAAGAATGTTTTTTCTAACTTTATATAAATATACTACATATATTTCTCAAGTTCTTTCGTAATTTCTTCACTTTCTGGTCCAGGAGCGTTATCATTTACTAATTTTCCATTTTTATCATAAATAAAATATCTTGGTATTGTTTTTAAGAGTATATCTTTATATAATTGTGCCTCAGGATAATTGGTCGCAAGAAAATTAGTAGCTCCGTTCAGTTGTTCTTTTCCAGCAGCTTTTTGCCACGCTTCCAAATTCTTATCGATACTTATATATACAAATTCAATATTTTTATATTTCTCATGAAGCTTTCTTGATGCTGGCATAGCTGCTCTGCAAGGTGCGCACCAACTTGCCCAAAAATCGACATAGACTACTTTTCCTTTATACTTTGAAATAATATCTTGTAACAGCACTTCTTTTTTGTTTTCATTTAATAAAGTAACTGCTGTCGATTCTTTACTTACTTTTTTATTTGATATCCCATAATATTTCTCTTCAATAGTCTTTATTAAAGTCTTATCGGATACATTCGATGCGAATAGCTGAAAATATTTCTCTGCATCTGGTTTTGAAAAATTACTTATTATTTCTTCTAAAAAAGTATAGAGTAAAAAATCTTTGTTCTTTGGTTGTATGCTATCTATCTTAAGAACATTATCGAAATTAATTCGAAAGTCTACAAACGCCCCATTACTTTTCTTTACAGTAGCTACTGGGTATTTGTTATAGAAACTATACAATAGATAATTAGAATATTTTTCTACAGCTAAATTAATAGTTGCATTAAAAATACTATCCTGTTTTTCAATGTTTCTATATTCTTTAAAAACATTAATTTGATAGATTTCATCTTCGATACTATTTTTATTTTTTAAAGCATTAAAATGATTTAAAATTGATGCATTCCTAGCTTCATACTCTTTTTGAGCTTTTTCTGTTTCTTGCTTGTTTCTTATTCTTTTGTTTTTTTTAAAAAAAGTGAGTCTATCATCAATTAATGGGTATTGCACATTTCTTTTAACATATTCATTTGCTCCTAAACTATCTGCATTCTTATTCAAATAGGTAATATACGGAGTATCAC is a genomic window of Flavobacterium jumunjinense containing:
- a CDS encoding glutaminyl-peptide cyclotransferase; its protein translation is MDIRLLVVSLFFLTVACQDKKGSTESIVIDKKQYEIKNVFQHDLNAFTEGLFFDDAILYESTGSPESLPETESVFGIVDLATGKMDVKAKLDKQKYFGEGIAKANNKIFQLTYLNKTGFVYDATTFDKIDTFTFDSNEGWGLTNIDDATLVMSDGTDVLTFIDVEDLKSVKKIKVTENGLVLQNLNELEFVEGFIYANVYTQNRIVKIDIKDGSVVRSIDLSGLYYDAKNKSNLILEMNGVAYNKAKKTFFITGKMWPNIYEIKILE
- a CDS encoding vitamin K epoxide reductase family protein; translated protein: MLKLVIKYLQNSNYSSKVIAFEQFYQSHPNYPSLLAITDGLSFLNIENIAANVPFEHFDELTNSFITELKFDESALYLLTRVESEFSIEDEEGKVKIISREEVEKHWTGIVLLVEENENDEIVNSFKNTKSFLPGFLVILILLSISIQLKDHLHTILLIIAGIGVFVTKEILETYFAKDKKESKFCTISEEFSCDSIIKSKSYTFSKYVEFVDLPVLFFSFSFIALLFGLQLGAIIGLVSLLSFPVLIYSIYLQKFSLKKWCLLCLVISGLLIANGILFLMYFNVLSFTIQNTINALLLISIIGFSWFLLKKWIQKGNENEVELNALLRFKRNEEVFYKTSESITNVDQFNALEKITIGETSAKNLISLFLSPSCPHCHTAYKAAKELWLKYPTQLKLAISYNLNVSNEDNPYLDIARSVLKLNNQGKDVIQALDDWHIEKMEMEVWKEKWHKTSDFNQENNQLMQQFQWCVDNEFNYAPVKIFNNHLMGQQYNIDELFYFFKD
- a CDS encoding TlpA family protein disulfide reductase; this translates as MRFLLFLIILSNFSCSQEKKKDTTQSIPEKNTITLVFKERTYDKDSIRGADGSVRYSLAKMFYRENNEFVSNELNIDNLNKTDTVTIITENKIYLQHPFHVHFSTTYILKPGDTAVFSYPGDTPYITYLNKNADSLGANEYVKRNVQYPLIDDRLTFFKKNKRIRNKQETEKAQKEYEARNASILNHFNALKNKNSIEDEIYQINVFKEYRNIEKQDSIFNATINLAVEKYSNYLLYSFYNKYPVATVKKSNGAFVDFRINFDNVLKIDSIQPKNKDFLLYTFLEEIISNFSKPDAEKYFQLFASNVSDKTLIKTIEEKYYGISNKKVSKESTAVTLLNENKKEVLLQDIISKYKGKVVYVDFWASWCAPCRAAMPASRKLHEKYKNIEFVYISIDKNLEAWQKAAGKEQLNGATNFLATNYPEAQLYKDILLKTIPRYFIYDKNGKLVNDNAPGPESEEITKELEKYM